In Harmonia axyridis chromosome X, icHarAxyr1.1, whole genome shotgun sequence, a single window of DNA contains:
- the LOC123686473 gene encoding piggyBac transposable element-derived protein 3-like, which translates to MAVDERLYTRGRSGTGLLLHELIDLIENDEDISATNIAICPPDELPGADTDKDSDLSDEEVVGDFDHLPARILRSQVEMQNPEIDDDHGNPVVQDENHSEEPRPTTSSQTRVRSTKRKRPTERTWKPKMNGLSSSIPELECEYRPVAEDLLKETVKSPIEAFRAYFSEDLLSHIVTETNRYAMQKLVHNLNATAEEMITFVGIMLMSGYHPLPYRRLYWKQDPDVHSHLVSDAIRRNRFDELISFIHLANNENNDGSDKMYKVRPIFDHLNNSFKQISPGPTISIDESMIPYYGRHGCKQFIRGKPIRFGFKLWVAADPSGYIHHVEPYCGSSTRLPETGLGQGGDVVIGLVDHMKLSKGIRLYFDNLFTSVGLLEELSSRGLGGTGTLRENRCSVSMKLPDKKTWKNKPRGETSTSSSGDILAVRWNDNNVVTVLTNCDNVHPMSKSNRYSRIEKKVISVKVPGPIARYNSNMGGVDLSDQFLASYRNRIRSKKWWWPYFSWTVDVCSTQGWLLYRRLGHDIPLLDFRRQCAIFILKSYGSPPMVAGVRSSLEFTPALEEIRKDRTDHFIEKGESKYRRCKVCGRRTIFVCKKCEVPVHPDECFKIFHDVK; encoded by the exons ATGGCCGTCGATGAGAGATT GTATACTCGTGGAAGATCAGGCACtggattacttcttcatgaatTAATTGACCTTATCGAGAACGATGAGGACATATCAGCCACCAATATAGCCATATGTCCACCTGATGAACTTCCTGGTGCAGATACAGATAAGGACTCTGATTTATCGGATGAAGAGGTAGTTGGAGATTTTGACCACCTTCCTGCCCGTATATTACGCTCTCAGGTGGAAATGCAGAATCCAGAAATCGATGATGATCACGGCAATCCAGTCGTCCAAGATGAGAACCATTCAGAAGAACCTAGACCGACGACTTCTTCGCAGACAAGAGTAAGAAGCACCAAACGTAAGCGTCCCACAGAACGTACTTGGAAGCCGAAAATGAATGGGTTATCTTCAAGTATTCCTGAACTTGAATGCGAATACCGACCGGTAGCAGAAGATCTTCTGAAAGAAACGGTAAAAAGCCCTATTGAGGCTTTTAGGGCTTACTTCTCGGAAGATTTATTGAGTCATATCGTAACCGAAACTAATCGTTATGCTATGCAGAAACTCGTTCACAACCTGAATGCCACTGCTGAAGAAATGATTACATTTGTCGGAATTATGTTGATGTCAGGTTACCACCCTCTTCCATATAGAAGACTCTACTGGAAACAAGATCCAGATGTTCATTCGCACTTAGTTTCCGATGCCATCCGTCGAAACCGATTCGATGAACTGATAAGTTTTATTCACCTTGccaacaatgaaaacaatgatggaaGTGATAAAATGTACAAGGTCCGACCTATTTTTGATCACCTCAACAACTCTTTCAAACAAATCAGTCCTGGGCCCACTATTAGTATCGACGAGAGTATGATTCCTTATTACGGAAGGCATGGGTGCAAACAGTTTATTCGCGGAAAACCTATCAGATTTGGGTTCAAGTTATGGGTTGCCGCGGATCCATCTGGatacatccatcatgttgaacccTATTGTGGAAGTTCAACTCGTCTTCCAGAAACTGGACTCGGTCAAGGAGGTGACGTAGTAATTGGACTTGTAGACCACATGAAATTGTCAAAGGGTATTCGACTCTACTTTGACAATCTTTTTACATCGGTTGGGTTGTTGGAAGAGCTTAGTTCTAGAGGACTTGGTGGAACTGGTACTCTGCGTGAGAATCGCTGTAGTGTTTCAATGAAACTTCCAGATAAAAAAACGTGGAAAAATAAACCCAGAGGTGAAACATCCACCAGTTCTTCAGGAGATATTTTAGCAGTCCGTTGGAATGACAACAATGTTGTTACTGTACTTACTAATTGTGATAATGTACATCCTATGTCAAAGTCAAACCGATActccagaattgaaaagaagGTCATTTCTGTCAAAGTACCAGGTCCTATTGCTCGTTACAATAGTAACATGGGTGGAGTAGATCTTTCTGATCAATTTTTGGCTTCCTACCGAAACAGAATCAGGTCGAAAAAATGGTGGTGGCCTTATTTCTCTTGGACTGTGGATGTATGCAGCACACAAGGTTGGTTACTGTATCGTCGCCTTGGGCATGATATTCCTCTATTGGATTTCAGACGTCAGTGtgctattttcattctgaagtcTTACGGCAGTCCTCCAATGGTAGCAGGAGTTCGATCATCTCTAGAGTTCACACCAGCTctcgaagaaataagaaaagatcgaacagatcatttcatcgaaaaaggTGAATCCAAGTATCGCCGTTGTAAAGTATGTGGCAGGCGTACAATTTTTGTATGCAAGAAGTGTGAAGTTCCTGTTCATCCTGATgagtgtttcaaaatttttcatgatgtaaaataa
- the LOC123686475 gene encoding rab11 family-interacting protein 2 has product MWMPTHVQVTVQKASGLLTKGKNHTNDCFVTIALGKTKYQTSVKEKAPPNIEWHEECELPIPDQGNKADIVLTALHRNFMGVDEFLGRVVIHLNELDVYERPKNKWFTLQSKAGQEGKAKDRGKLEVKIGFTVKSGSLTDIAKKEKHKSSMGQLSHVAQSVGGSLLSLGSGEKRKGIKKFAKSIGSKMHLRGRKDSDLDENSSVGSVGSLQRRNIGFNNFKSKQTREDADPGVVSEDEDEFAFDELSHKSSASSLSQNLNIQSNPNDSSSNSDNIPPIKPARAEQKTQDEWETKLLGKNKNLLKPNSSESLNRRSWEASKLDTQIEEEPLELNYNYKEVVKTPEKEEKPKEELGMFSKLMQMRKEKLDISEVKKPPSNSNERIIIGGENTSPVIQRNNSKLPSELIQKYQNKSREDLILMTINLQNELDSEKKKLKDLEDYLDDLLLRVMETTPKILQNPYVNCKLEFSQKY; this is encoded by the exons ATGTGGATGCCTACACATGTCCAGGTCACAG TTCAAAAAGCGTCAGGCTTGTTGACAAAGGGCAAAAATCACACGAATGACTGCTTTGTAACTATAGCTTTAGGAAAAACTAAATACCAGACATCTGTAAAAGAAAAAGCTCCTCCAAATATAGAATGGCATGAAGAATGTGAATT ACCAATACCTGACCAAGGAAACAAAGCTGACATAGTTTTAACTGCATTACATCGCAATTTTATGGGAGTTGATGAATTTTTGGGTAGAGTTGTCATACATTTGAATGAATTGGATGTTTATGAGAGACCAAAAAATAAGTGGTTTACCCTTCAAAGTAAAGCAG gtCAAGAGGGTAAAGCCAAAGACAGGGGAAAGCTAGAAGTGAAAATTGGGTTCACAGTTAAATCAGGCAGTTTAACAGACATTGCCAagaaagaaaaacataaatcCTCAATGGGTCAGCTATCTCATGTGGCACAATCGGTTGGAGGTAGTCTCCTCAGTCTTGGTAGTGGAGAAAAACGAAAAGGAATAAAGAAATTCGCAAAATCAATAGGATCCAAAATGCATCTGAGAGGTAGAAAAGATAGCGATCTAGATGAGAATTCGTCAGTAGGTAGTGTTGGTAGTTTGCAAAGACGCAACATtggtttcaataatttcaaaagtaaGCAGACAAGGGAAGATGCCGATCCAGGTGTCGTGAGTGAAGACGAAGATGAATTTGCA tTTGACGAGCTGTCTCATAAAAGTTCTGCCAGTTCCTTGAGTCAAAATTTAAACATCCAATCGAACCCCAATGATTCATCAAGTAATAGTGATAACATTCCTCCGATAAAACCAGCCAGGGCTGAACAAAAGACACAAGATGAATGGGAGACTAAATTGCTTGGCAAGAATAAAA ATTTATTGAAGCCAAACAGTTCAGAATCCCTTAACAGAAGGTCATGGGAAGCCTCGAAGCTTGATACTCAGATTGAAGAAGAACCTCTGgaattgaattataattataaagaaGTTGTGAAAACACCAGAAAAGGAAGAAAAACCTAAAGAAGAACTTGGAATGTTTTCCAAGCTGATGCAGATGAGGAAAG AAAAACTTGACATTTCTGAAGTTAAAAAGCCGCCAAGTAACTCCAATGAACGTATTATTATAGGTGGTGAAAACACATCACCAGTGATTCAGAGAAACAACAGTAAATTGCCCAGTGAATTGATACAGAAGTACCAGAACAAATCACGAGAG GATTTGATACTGATGACAATAAATCTGCAAAATGAGCTTGATTCtgagaagaaaaaattgaaagatcttgaAGATTATCTAGATGATTTGCTCCTTCGAGTAATGGAAACAACGCCGAAAATTTTGCAGAACCCTTATGTCAATTGCAAATTGGAATtttcacagaaatattga
- the LOC123686026 gene encoding zinc finger protein 37, giving the protein MTSVTLPSTSGPIHRVYSSMSEEITNSESDFESNPIKRCLSTPTPYSCKKRRKQSTPIRISAADWDGESPSEGKQSENSPETEPLQCSVCQQNFDYPDHLQNHILSAHSSAEVKKEPQDEPQHQFFDPYGTMKFPRPELQMMNDLQTKDWMTRSLTTANPMFMHLPQFPQSEGVQRQPIKIFNPDAYCDLCNKEFCNKYFLKTHKANKHGIYTDTTSESLYPNQIPSYLRLPTTVPSDMQLKTEPQTTSNMMNHVSDMFPNPFSNKLSRISQLNKINPDEKESNENLQSSNASSNSGSEKITTDVLPNGESSSPKTIENESTSYKSDQEGLYFVPTSNMSPGQIGFNKETDVSSRLRKIGVMNPKAFCEICCKEYCNKYFLRTHKMKRHGIMMPDERDNKSDMPTSFHWNQSNIQTSPLNLIKTEQTNSERKTTSPTEISCDICEIKFQNASLAQLHNISVHSKLYSKETTDTNEETSKVQDTPNFTSEKTSNSENISEDLKKLQTMILQLNELKVEKMSATCTSCNKEFESRYFLHAHMITEHGILLDEVAELERPEQPDNSSNNNTMCDLCGKDVENVHQLKKHILECHPSLEPSLNNIKEEFNADKTNRMSVSGLQLNERRMSVSLTPTSSYCEICNKELCNKYFMKTHMQRMHGIEIENGAQIGGVVCDICNKELCSKYFLRVHKHNTHGIVEYGTSLLQPKKAEGETTPSLPTESDSALRSNDLADLSHRYFTHFTEVCKICSRRFRSTKWLKAHLLNDHGQAGAEKWADMEQQLSQNLAQHSRAQIKTESPTLKIPNSGNDSAASKLGIHNVLSLFGGDEAGSKIYQCGMCAFTTTLLPLLFVHERSHTPLTETGSRMELKCPVCGQTFYQTELLQHHLFKQHPLFPLQTVLNGSESREASQTPEEETNKGEDLSEAAKNTKPKKKKKWRKLEFTAEVEQSLNDIAKIAQMPVAYALPRGNDEEEDPSSKFVMQAFLMEEEAAERHVIPAVVFLPVLQKQPAPLSVTFNLTPA; this is encoded by the coding sequence ATGACATCCGTCACGTTACCTTCAACTTCTGGTCCTATACATCGGGTCTATTCGTCGATGTCAGAAGAAATCACAAACAGCGAGTCAGACTTCGAGAGCAACCCTATCAAGAGGTGTCTGAGCACGCCAACACCATACTCCTGCAAGAAACGGCGTAAGCAATCCACACCTATCCGCATCTCAGCTGCCGATTGGGACGGCGAATCGCCTTCAGAAGGTAAGCAATCTGAGAACTCCCCAGAAACCGAACCACTGCAATGCTCCGTGTGCCAACAAAACTTCGACTACCCAGACCACCTTCAGAACCATATCCTCTCAGCTCACTCTTCGGCCGAAGTGAAAAAAGAACCGCAGGATGAACCCCAGCACCAATTCTTCGATCCTTACGGTACAATGAAATTCCCAAGGCCGGAATTGCAAATGATGAACGACCTCCAAACCAAGGACTGGATGACCCGATCCCTGACTACCGCCAATCCGATGTTCATGCATCTGCCTCAGTTCCCCCAGTCGGAGGGTGTGCAAAGGCAGCCCATCAAAATCTTCAATCCGGACGCCTACTGCGACCTCTGCAACAAGGAATTCTGCAACAAGTACTTCTTGAAGACCCACAAAGCGAACAAACATGGTATCTACACCGACACAACTTCAGAATCTTTGTATCCAAACCAAATACCCTCCTATTTACGTTTACCTACAACAGTGCCAAGTGATATGCAACTCAAAACTGAACCTCAAACCACCTCGAATATGATGAATCACGTTAGTGACATGTTCCCGAATCCATTTTCTAACAAACTATCTAGAATAAGTCAATTAAACAAAATCAATCCGGATGAAAAAGAAAGTAACGAAAACTTGCAGAGTTCTAACGCATCGTCTAACAGCGGTAGTGAGAAGATAACCACTGACGTCTTGCCGAACGGCGAGTCCTCTAGCCCAAAAACAATAGAAAACGAATCTACCTCATATAAAAGTGATCAAGAGGGTTTATATTTTGTTCCTACTAGCAACATGTCCCCCGGTCAAATCGGTTTCAATAAGGAAACTGACGTATCTAGTCGTCTCAGGAAAATCGGAGTTATGAATCCCAAAGCCTTCTGCGAGATATGCTGCAAAGAGTACTGCAATAAGTATTTCCTCAGGACCCACAAAATGAAGCGGCACGGTATAATGATGCCTGATGAAAGAGATAACAAGTCGGATATGCCAACTTCGTTCCACTGGAACCAATCGAATATCCAAACCAGCCCGTTGAATCTCATCAAAACGGAACAAACGAACAGTGAAAGGAAAACCACCTCGCCTACCGAAATTAGTTGTGATATTTGTGAAATTAAGTTCCAAAACGCTAGTTTAGCACAACTGCACAATATCAGCGTCCATTCCAAACTGTATTCTAAAGAAACTACCGATACCAATGAAGAAACCAGTAAAGTCCAAGACACGCCCAATTTTACATCAGAAAAAACGTCGAACAGCGAGAATATAAGCGAAGACCTGAAGAAACTCCAGACTATGATCCTCCAACTGAACGAATTGAAAGTTGAAAAGATGTCGGCCACCTGCACTTCGTGCAACAAAGAATTCGAAAGCAGGTACTTCCTTCACGCTCATATGATAACCGAACATGGTATCCTTTTGGATGAAGTTGCGGAGTTAGAGAGACCAGAACAACCTGACAATAGTTCAAACAACAACACCATGTGCGATCTGTGCGGTAAAGACGTGGAGAATGTTCACCAATTGAAGAAGCACATATTGGAATGCCATCCCAGTTTAGAGCCTAGTCTGAACAACATCAAGGAAGAATTCAACGCTGATAAGACCAACAGAATGTCTGTATCTGGTTTGCAACTAAACGAAAGGCGTATGTCTGTCAGTTTGACGCCGACAAGTAGCTATTGCGAGATATGCAACAAGGAACTTTGCAACAAGTACTTCATGAAAACGCACATGCAAAGGATGCACGGTATAGAAATCGAGAACGGTGCTCAGATCGGTGGCGTTGTTTGCGATATATGCAACAAAGAACTTTGCAGCAAATACTTTCTGAGAGTGCACAAACATAACACGCACGGCATCGTAGAATACGGCACAAGTCTGCTCCAGCCCAAGAAAGCAGAAGGTGAAACTACACCGTCCTTACCAACAGAATCCGATTCTGCTCTACGATCCAACGATCTGGCAGATTTGAGCCATAGATACTTCACCCACTTCACCGAAGTGTGCAAAATATGCAGCAGGCGATTCCGAAGCACGAAATGGCTCAAAGCGCATCTGTTGAACGACCACGGGCAAGCTGGTGCCGAAAAATGGGCGGATATGGAGCAGCAACTGTCCCAAAACCTCGCCCAACATTCCAGAGCTCAAATAAAAACAGAAAGTCCTACCCTTAAGATACCAAACAGTGGAAACGATTCGGCCGCGTCTAAACTGGGCATACATAACGTGCTGTCTCTTTTTGGAGGTGATGAAGCCGGATCTAAAATTTACCAGTGCGGAATGTGCGCTTTTACAACTACACTCCTACCTCTACTGTTCGTTCACGAACGTTCCCACACACCTTTAACAGAAACTGGAAGTAGAATGGAACTGAAATGTCCTGTTTGTGGTCAGACATTCTACCAAACTGAACTTCTTCAACATCACTTGTTCAAACAGCATCCCTTGTTCCCTCTGCAAACAGTTTTGAACGGAAGCGAGTCCAGAGAAGCCTCCCAAACACCGGAGGAAGAAACAAATAAGGGCGAAGACCTCTCCGAAGCGGCGAAGAACACCAAgcccaagaagaagaagaagtggcGCAAGTTGGAGTTCACCGCTGAGGTTGAACAGTCGTTGAACGATATCGCGAAGATAGCGCAGATGCCAGTGGCTTACGCCCTTCCCAGAGGCaatgatgaagaagaagatcCATCTTCGAAGTTTGTCATGCAGGCTTTCTTGATGGAAGAAGAGGCCGCAGAACGTCACGTCATTCCCGCAGTTGTGTTTTTGCCGGTATTACAGAAACAGCCTGCCCCTTTATCGGTAACCTTTAATCTAACCCCGGCCTAA